One window of Thermocoleostomius sinensis A174 genomic DNA carries:
- a CDS encoding RuBisCO accumulation factor 1, with product MSTLPSNPSDFPSADPLTDEAAQELLLALRRKEGNWIAWGQACQRLHKAGYSPQRIFEETGFEPSQQNQITVAAQVYQSIANQVATDVLARFDRTGSDLLYEFRILSQAQRCDAAAIAVEKGIDSEGARDIAKALKEFGWLSNPPKDFTEHPSDAITYYYWKLARQQSDLQTRSRLIAQALRFASSDSARRQVEALLTDFTVSRIRSAPRLPFYRLESAEEQPRVIPVAGKLPLATADLKAVPVVDEHGAFKIVQFSGVGAWTALPSWQVVRNAEDPVMVMTDSNQLAPDASEATEEVLVMIDRAQRQWNDESYFAVDQSGQLEIRWFEEAPDLPLLGQVVLVLRPKKVLDEDFNKELWQVEE from the coding sequence ATGTCTACCTTGCCATCCAATCCGTCGGATTTTCCATCCGCAGATCCATTGACGGATGAAGCAGCGCAGGAATTACTACTCGCCCTCCGCCGTAAAGAAGGTAACTGGATCGCTTGGGGACAAGCCTGTCAACGGCTACACAAGGCAGGGTATTCGCCCCAGCGCATTTTTGAGGAAACTGGGTTTGAGCCTAGTCAACAAAATCAAATCACGGTAGCGGCACAGGTCTATCAGTCGATCGCCAACCAGGTGGCAACTGATGTACTAGCCCGCTTCGATCGCACAGGTAGTGATTTGCTGTACGAATTTCGGATTTTGTCTCAAGCTCAGCGCTGTGATGCCGCTGCGATCGCCGTTGAAAAGGGCATTGATTCGGAAGGGGCCCGGGATATTGCCAAAGCCCTGAAAGAATTTGGTTGGCTGTCGAATCCACCTAAGGACTTCACCGAACATCCCAGTGATGCGATTACCTACTATTACTGGAAGTTGGCACGTCAACAGTCCGACCTGCAAACTCGATCGCGACTGATTGCCCAAGCTCTGCGATTTGCCAGCAGCGACTCAGCCCGCCGCCAAGTGGAAGCACTGCTCACTGATTTCACCGTCTCTAGAATCCGATCGGCCCCTCGGCTACCGTTCTATCGCCTAGAGTCTGCGGAGGAGCAACCACGGGTGATTCCGGTAGCTGGTAAATTGCCACTGGCAACGGCCGATCTGAAGGCGGTTCCCGTTGTAGATGAACATGGCGCGTTCAAAATCGTTCAGTTTTCGGGTGTAGGCGCGTGGACAGCCCTTCCCAGTTGGCAAGTGGTGCGGAATGCGGAAGATCCGGTCATGGTCATGACAGACAGCAATCAGCTTGCCCCAGACGCCTCGGAAGCGACCGAAGAGGTGTTGGTGATGATCGATCGGGCCCAGCGGCAGTGGAACGATGAAAGTTATTTCGCTGTTGATCAATCCGGTCAATTAGAAATTCGCTGGTTTGAAGAAGCTCCTGACCTCCCATTGCTAGGGCAAGTGGTACTGGTTCTGCGTCCCAAGAAAGTTCTAGATGAAGACTTTAATAAAGAGCTTTGGCAGGTAGAAGAGTGA
- a CDS encoding potassium channel family protein, with product MYVVIAGAGLIGMNLAQKLVDLGHTVALVDIDPVACRYVREQLGVMVFEGSAVSTDVLIEAGIRKADAVAAVLRDDALNLAMVALSKHYGVSRILVRMRHRDFAEPYRIAGATSIISTVDLAVSTMVNAIEYPEVESMMHFEQDQIEVIKLCIPPASNVVGRNLAQIAQDSNFPKGSLIIGYQAHPHEDLVIPDGNTVLEAEATVLLVTKPGAIHQIIQLFQGTNGRSQR from the coding sequence ATGTACGTTGTGATTGCTGGGGCCGGATTAATTGGTATGAATTTGGCCCAGAAACTCGTGGATTTAGGACACACAGTGGCGCTGGTCGATATTGATCCAGTTGCCTGTCGCTATGTACGGGAACAATTGGGGGTCATGGTCTTTGAAGGCAGTGCTGTCAGTACCGATGTGTTAATCGAGGCAGGCATTCGCAAAGCCGATGCCGTAGCAGCCGTCTTACGAGATGATGCGCTTAACTTGGCGATGGTGGCGCTTTCTAAACACTATGGAGTGTCGCGAATTTTGGTGCGGATGCGTCATCGAGATTTTGCTGAACCCTATCGGATTGCAGGGGCTACGTCAATCATTAGCACCGTTGATTTGGCGGTTTCTACGATGGTAAATGCGATCGAATACCCAGAGGTCGAATCAATGATGCACTTTGAGCAAGATCAGATTGAAGTCATTAAACTCTGCATTCCTCCTGCTTCTAATGTTGTAGGGCGCAATTTGGCACAGATTGCTCAAGACTCAAACTTTCCCAAAGGCTCGTTGATCATCGGCTATCAAGCTCATCCTCATGAAGATTTAGTGATCCCTGATGGGAATACTGTGTTGGAGGCAGAGGCCACCGTTTTGCTGGTGACAAAACCTGGGGCGATTCACCAAATCATCCAACTCTTTCAAGGCACAAACGGGCGATCGCAGCGATGA
- a CDS encoding pentapeptide repeat-containing protein, translated as MRKISIKQLLSEYAEGRRDFRNSDLSQADLFECNLQGVDLQGSNLTQAYLPYANLSRANLQDVQLQGAELSNARLQMSNLTGANLQQTNLVRADLAYSQLEGVDFGAANLQNADLYGANLKDANLRSADLSGANLKRACLDNANLQGCNLARAQAVDLQTAIYDSTTIFPDGHRGDR; from the coding sequence ATGCGAAAGATTAGTATTAAACAACTTTTAAGTGAATACGCTGAAGGGCGACGTGATTTTAGAAACAGTGATTTGAGCCAAGCCGATCTATTTGAATGTAATTTACAAGGTGTTGATCTGCAAGGCAGCAATCTGACGCAAGCCTACTTGCCCTATGCCAACCTCAGCCGTGCCAACCTGCAAGACGTACAGTTACAAGGCGCAGAACTCAGCAATGCGCGCTTACAAATGAGTAACTTAACGGGTGCCAACCTACAACAAACAAATTTGGTGCGTGCTGATTTGGCCTACTCCCAGTTAGAAGGGGTTGATTTTGGTGCAGCCAACTTGCAAAATGCCGATCTTTACGGTGCAAACCTCAAAGACGCCAATTTGAGATCTGCCGATCTATCAGGAGCAAACCTGAAACGCGCTTGCCTAGATAACGCGAACCTACAGGGCTGTAACCTTGCCCGAGCACAAGCGGTCGATTTACAGACAGCCATCTATGACAGCACCACCATTTTTCCGGATGGTCATCGTGGCGATCGCTAG
- a CDS encoding ABC1 kinase family protein encodes MNQTSGIVVESELHPEPNPHLKSVHVEELEEVPRYDPAVIAAYYRHRPWQVWGRLSSIFWTFATFVVSLWWDRQTGQIEQNQPKRAVKLRQILTRLGPAYIKIGQALSTRPDLVPPTYLEELTLLQDQLPPFPNEVAFRFIEEELGDRPDQIYAELSDKPVAAASLGQVYKGKLKSGETVAVKVQRPGLAQQITLDLYILRGLASWAANNLKRVRSDLVGIMDEFGARIFEEMDYTQEGRNAERFAQLYGHVTDVYVPRIYWQYTQRRVLTMEWITGTKLTQTQEIRAQGIDAGYLVEVGVQCSLLQLLEHGFFHADPHPGNLLATPDGKLAYLDFGMMSEVKPYQRYGLIEAVVHLVNRDFEGLANDYVNLEFLTPDTDLTPIVPALAGVFNNALGASVAELNFKSITDQLSRVMYEFPFRVPAYYALIIRSLVTLEGIAINVDPNFKVLSKAYPYVAKRLLTDPSPQLRNSLRDLLFKDGSFRWNRLENLLRNAKESQDYDINQVLNQTIEFLFSERGEFIRIFLADEIIRGIDDFGRSTIDQVTYNLQNLFRWNGQQSSPPPPAQPSENLERILRILNLLRETPGFDPVQLVPIVPRLLAKPEAQQLGQQIVGGLAQRTAARLIREVLLQEQPNQQNGHRANGSSITQSQKSSQPSLPAASR; translated from the coding sequence ATGAATCAAACCTCGGGCATTGTGGTTGAAAGCGAATTGCACCCAGAACCCAACCCACACCTTAAATCGGTTCATGTGGAAGAGTTGGAAGAAGTTCCCCGGTATGATCCGGCTGTGATCGCTGCTTATTACCGTCATCGTCCGTGGCAGGTGTGGGGAAGGCTGTCTAGTATTTTCTGGACGTTTGCAACCTTTGTTGTGTCACTTTGGTGGGATCGGCAAACGGGGCAAATTGAGCAGAACCAACCAAAACGAGCCGTCAAATTGAGACAGATTCTGACCCGATTGGGTCCAGCCTATATCAAAATCGGGCAAGCGCTATCTACTCGTCCAGATCTAGTTCCGCCTACTTATTTGGAAGAACTGACGCTGTTACAGGACCAGTTGCCGCCGTTTCCCAATGAAGTTGCATTTCGCTTTATTGAAGAAGAATTGGGCGATCGTCCTGACCAAATTTATGCTGAGTTGTCAGACAAACCCGTGGCAGCAGCCTCATTGGGACAGGTCTATAAAGGCAAGCTAAAAAGTGGTGAAACCGTTGCTGTTAAAGTTCAGCGTCCTGGTCTGGCTCAGCAAATCACATTAGATCTTTACATTCTGCGGGGATTGGCCAGTTGGGCTGCTAATAATCTTAAGCGCGTTCGCAGTGACCTTGTTGGCATTATGGACGAGTTTGGCGCCCGAATTTTCGAGGAAATGGACTATACCCAAGAGGGGCGAAATGCTGAACGGTTTGCCCAGCTTTATGGTCACGTTACCGATGTTTATGTGCCTCGAATCTACTGGCAGTACACACAGCGACGGGTGCTGACAATGGAATGGATTACGGGCACCAAACTCACGCAAACTCAAGAAATTCGTGCCCAAGGAATTGATGCAGGTTACCTAGTGGAAGTCGGGGTACAGTGTTCGCTGCTGCAACTGTTGGAGCATGGCTTCTTTCATGCTGATCCGCATCCAGGCAACTTGCTGGCAACGCCAGACGGTAAGCTGGCTTATCTTGACTTTGGCATGATGAGTGAAGTTAAGCCCTATCAACGTTACGGGCTAATTGAAGCAGTGGTACATTTGGTCAATCGCGATTTTGAAGGCTTGGCGAATGACTATGTCAATTTAGAGTTTCTGACGCCAGATACCGATCTCACGCCGATCGTTCCTGCTTTGGCGGGTGTGTTTAACAATGCCCTAGGAGCGAGTGTAGCCGAACTCAATTTCAAGAGTATTACGGATCAGCTATCACGGGTGATGTACGAGTTTCCCTTCCGTGTGCCGGCTTACTATGCGTTAATTATTCGATCGCTGGTGACACTGGAAGGTATTGCCATTAACGTTGATCCCAACTTCAAAGTGTTGAGTAAGGCATATCCTTATGTTGCCAAGCGCTTGTTGACCGATCCATCACCCCAATTGCGAAACTCGCTTCGGGATCTCTTATTTAAAGACGGCAGTTTCCGCTGGAATCGCTTGGAAAATCTTCTGCGCAATGCAAAGGAAAGCCAAGATTACGATATTAATCAGGTTTTGAACCAAACAATCGAGTTTCTGTTTTCAGAACGCGGTGAGTTCATTCGCATATTTCTAGCCGATGAGATTATTCGAGGCATCGATGACTTTGGACGCAGCACAATCGATCAAGTTACGTACAATCTGCAAAATTTGTTCCGTTGGAATGGGCAGCAATCTAGCCCACCCCCACCAGCCCAACCGTCGGAAAATTTAGAGCGAATTTTACGCATTCTCAATTTGCTCAGGGAAACACCTGGTTTTGATCCGGTGCAGTTAGTGCCGATCGTACCGCGCCTGTTGGCTAAACCGGAAGCTCAACAGTTAGGGCAACAAATTGTGGGCGGACTAGCCCAACGAACTGCCGCTCGACTCATTCGAGAAGTGTTGTTGCAGGAGCAACCCAATCAACAGAACGGACATCGTGCGAACGGTTCCTCGATTACCCAATCGCAAAAGTCATCACAGCCATCGCTTCCTGCTGCTTCTCGTTAG
- a CDS encoding DICT sensory domain-containing protein, translating into MSIHTSILEALLHRSPQLRPQLYFKSSLTALSHAMEDQVLAGGAQLPLVIASFQRERFYRQEAHRYERIAALTPHVYVLAAPETSFTNASKEYETIAFETSDQLSHEWHLVVIGQNYAACLVCQERQSLPEKAEPSEILAMDQTRRFEGVWTFDRQVSCQAADILLDRILQYRPELKQKIKQAKAEFLVDMPSGVRVVDPDPFAQRLITYLQAGQYKLLKAYRSIASQERRERLINLITTSIRQSLDPDEIFRVAVAELGQALQVCRCLIYRCKANDIETTISYEYRSNPSLPSLMGQRWSLHDHPVFQTVVEQQSTVSITDAQKSANFDLSSLQSRLERWHIRSWLMVPVLYQGRLLGMVEIHHCQADPHPWSAHEIELVEAIATQLGVALIQAESYANLEDLNEQLEALERTRSNLIAITGHELRTPLSTIQVCLESLANEPDMMPELRQVMLNTALSDAERMRNLIQDFITLSRLESGRVEWHFESISIDECVDLALSSIRTRQNTETLPRIRAQVPLELPPVRADGEWLVEVLSKLLDNACKFTEPEGEVIIEAKPNGGKMLEVTVTDTGRGIEPNRLEAVFDRFYQEEGALRRTAGGTGLGLAICRQIVLSLGGQIWAESAGRNQGSQFHFTLPIAQDPESEQPDLPPNPPPASKRRSSRKRATLR; encoded by the coding sequence ATGAGCATTCACACTTCCATTCTGGAAGCATTACTGCACCGATCGCCCCAGTTACGTCCCCAACTGTACTTCAAGTCCTCCCTAACTGCTCTATCGCACGCTATGGAGGATCAGGTGCTAGCGGGTGGAGCGCAACTGCCATTGGTTATTGCTAGTTTTCAGCGAGAGCGATTTTATCGCCAAGAAGCTCATCGCTATGAACGCATTGCTGCTTTGACGCCCCATGTTTATGTGTTGGCAGCGCCTGAGACTAGCTTTACCAATGCTTCTAAAGAATACGAAACGATCGCCTTTGAAACGTCCGATCAACTCAGCCATGAGTGGCATTTAGTGGTAATTGGGCAAAACTATGCGGCTTGTTTAGTATGTCAAGAACGCCAGTCTCTTCCTGAGAAGGCAGAACCCTCAGAAATTCTGGCGATGGATCAAACGCGCCGATTTGAAGGTGTCTGGACGTTCGATCGCCAGGTTAGCTGCCAAGCGGCTGACATTTTACTCGATCGGATTTTGCAATATCGTCCAGAACTCAAGCAAAAGATCAAGCAAGCCAAAGCCGAGTTTTTGGTAGATATGCCTTCTGGTGTACGGGTTGTTGATCCTGATCCATTTGCCCAACGACTCATTACCTATCTACAAGCAGGGCAATATAAGCTGCTGAAGGCGTACCGCTCGATCGCCTCCCAAGAACGGCGAGAGCGTTTAATTAATTTGATCACGACTTCCATTCGACAGTCGTTAGACCCCGATGAAATCTTTCGAGTTGCTGTTGCAGAACTGGGGCAAGCCCTACAAGTTTGTCGTTGCCTTATTTATCGCTGTAAGGCTAACGATATCGAAACCACCATCAGCTATGAATATCGCTCAAATCCATCGCTGCCTTCCTTGATGGGGCAACGTTGGTCTCTGCACGATCACCCGGTGTTTCAAACCGTGGTGGAACAACAGTCTACGGTTTCAATCACTGATGCCCAGAAATCAGCTAACTTTGATCTGTCCTCCCTGCAATCGCGGCTCGAACGGTGGCACATTCGCTCGTGGCTCATGGTTCCTGTCCTCTATCAAGGGCGACTATTGGGCATGGTAGAAATTCATCATTGTCAAGCCGATCCGCATCCGTGGTCAGCCCACGAGATTGAACTGGTCGAGGCGATCGCCACTCAACTGGGTGTAGCCCTAATTCAGGCTGAATCCTATGCCAACTTAGAAGACTTGAATGAGCAGCTAGAAGCCCTGGAACGCACCCGCAGTAACCTAATTGCGATTACTGGGCACGAATTACGTACCCCCCTTTCCACCATTCAAGTCTGTCTAGAAAGTTTAGCCAACGAACCCGACATGATGCCGGAATTGCGGCAGGTGATGCTAAACACTGCCTTGTCTGATGCTGAGCGGATGCGTAATTTGATTCAAGATTTTATTACGCTATCGCGCTTGGAAAGTGGCCGAGTAGAGTGGCACTTCGAGTCAATTTCGATCGATGAATGCGTGGATTTGGCCCTGAGCAGCATTCGCACTCGCCAGAACACCGAAACCCTGCCCCGCATTCGTGCCCAAGTGCCCCTGGAGTTGCCCCCCGTGCGGGCGGATGGGGAATGGCTCGTTGAAGTCCTCTCAAAGCTGTTAGATAATGCCTGCAAATTCACCGAGCCGGAAGGAGAAGTGATTATTGAAGCCAAACCCAACGGCGGCAAGATGTTGGAAGTAACTGTCACCGATACCGGACGCGGCATCGAACCCAATCGATTGGAGGCTGTATTCGATCGGTTTTATCAGGAAGAAGGGGCCCTGCGACGCACAGCAGGGGGAACAGGATTAGGGCTAGCCATTTGTCGGCAAATTGTTTTGAGCTTGGGGGGGCAAATTTGGGCAGAATCAGCCGGACGCAACCAAGGCAGTCAGTTTCATTTCACCTTGCCGATCGCTCAAGATCCGGAATCAGAACAGCCCGACCTGCCACCCAATCCGCCCCCTGCCTCCAAACGTCGTTCTAGCCGCAAACGCGCAACTTTACGCTAG
- a CDS encoding HAD-IA family hydrolase: MTQQDAGFSDYPHVIFLDAVGTLFGVKGSVGDAYSTIARRFDVTADPTALNQAFFQTFKSATPMAFPETATAEIPQREYNWWYHIAYQTFAHVGAIDQFQDFPGFFATLYDYFATAEPWFVYPDVWPALTYWREQGISLGVLSNFDTRLYSVLRGLELEPFFSSITISTEVGAAKPDSQVFQAALNKHNCLPEQAWHIGDSVREDYEGAKAAGLRAIWLKR; the protein is encoded by the coding sequence ATGACCCAACAGGACGCTGGATTTTCTGACTATCCCCACGTCATCTTTCTCGATGCGGTTGGAACTCTATTTGGGGTGAAAGGCAGTGTTGGTGACGCCTACAGCACGATCGCCCGACGGTTTGATGTGACGGCTGATCCGACGGCATTAAATCAAGCCTTTTTCCAAACGTTCAAATCGGCGACTCCGATGGCATTTCCGGAAACTGCAACGGCTGAGATTCCTCAGCGGGAATACAACTGGTGGTACCACATTGCCTACCAAACGTTTGCGCACGTAGGTGCGATCGACCAATTTCAGGATTTTCCTGGCTTTTTTGCCACTCTCTATGACTACTTTGCGACGGCTGAACCGTGGTTTGTGTATCCCGATGTGTGGCCAGCGCTAACCTACTGGCGCGAGCAAGGCATTAGTTTGGGGGTTTTGTCTAACTTTGACACTCGCCTGTATTCAGTACTTCGGGGGTTAGAGCTAGAACCTTTTTTCTCGTCGATCACCATTTCTACCGAAGTAGGAGCCGCGAAGCCAGACAGCCAGGTGTTTCAAGCTGCCTTGAATAAGCACAACTGTTTACCAGAGCAGGCGTGGCACATCGGTGATAGCGTTCGGGAAGACTATGAGGGAGCCAAAGCCGCGGGTTTGCGAGCAATTTGGCTAAAGCGATAA
- a CDS encoding NAD(P)/FAD-dependent oxidoreductase, giving the protein MTQQSTRICILGGGFGGLYTALRLDQLPWTQQHKPEIVLVDQRDRFLFSPLLYELLTGELETWEIAPPFTELLANTGIRFQQAAVDAIDVEAKTVQFKDAAPLNYDYLVLAMGGETPLDQVPGAAEYAIPFRTITDAYQLEERLRALEQSNQDKIRVAIVGAGYSGVELACKLAERLGDRGRLRIIELTDQILRNSPEFNRETATKALRERDVWLDLETKVESITADSITLEYKGKVDTIPVDIVLWTVGTKVVDVIRHLPIKHNSRDQVVVTPTLQVIDRPEIFALGDLAECQDADGQKVPGTAQVAFQQAEYAGWNIWATISDRPLLPFRYTPLGEMMTLGTSNATLAGLGVKLEGPAAYIARRLLYLYRMPTLDHQIKVGLNWIVQPIRDLLAHH; this is encoded by the coding sequence ATGACTCAACAATCAACTCGTATCTGCATCCTGGGTGGAGGCTTTGGTGGTCTCTACACGGCATTACGCCTAGATCAATTGCCATGGACACAGCAACATAAACCAGAAATTGTGCTAGTCGATCAGCGCGATCGGTTTTTATTTTCTCCGTTGCTTTATGAATTGCTAACAGGAGAGTTGGAAACATGGGAAATTGCCCCGCCTTTTACAGAGCTATTGGCAAACACAGGTATTCGCTTTCAGCAAGCAGCCGTAGACGCCATCGATGTTGAAGCAAAAACTGTCCAGTTCAAAGATGCAGCCCCGTTGAATTACGATTACTTGGTTTTGGCAATGGGGGGTGAAACGCCGTTAGATCAGGTTCCTGGAGCTGCCGAATATGCCATTCCCTTTCGCACAATCACGGATGCGTATCAGTTGGAAGAGCGTCTGCGGGCATTGGAGCAATCCAACCAGGACAAGATTCGAGTTGCAATCGTAGGAGCCGGTTACAGCGGTGTGGAGTTGGCGTGTAAATTGGCAGAACGACTAGGCGATCGAGGACGACTGCGAATTATCGAACTCACCGATCAAATTCTGCGCAATTCTCCAGAGTTTAATCGCGAGACAGCGACGAAAGCCCTTCGTGAGCGAGATGTCTGGTTAGATTTAGAAACTAAGGTGGAGTCGATCACTGCCGACAGTATAACCCTGGAATACAAAGGCAAGGTAGATACGATTCCGGTTGATATTGTTCTGTGGACAGTTGGCACCAAAGTTGTGGATGTCATTCGTCATCTGCCCATTAAACATAATTCTCGCGATCAGGTAGTGGTGACACCGACGCTACAAGTCATCGATCGCCCAGAGATCTTTGCCTTGGGTGACTTGGCTGAATGTCAGGATGCTGATGGGCAGAAAGTACCGGGAACCGCTCAAGTGGCGTTTCAACAAGCTGAATATGCGGGATGGAATATTTGGGCAACGATCAGTGATCGCCCATTGCTGCCGTTCCGCTATACGCCCTTGGGTGAAATGATGACTTTGGGAACCAGTAATGCGACATTGGCTGGATTAGGAGTCAAGTTAGAGGGCCCAGCCGCTTATATTGCTCGACGCTTGCTGTATCTGTATCGGATGCCTACGCTCGATCATCAAATTAAAGTGGGGTTGAATTGGATTGTTCAACCGATTCGCGATCTGTTAGCTCACCACTAA
- the recN gene encoding DNA repair protein RecN, translating into MLISLHIENFALVDRLELELGMGLNVLTGETGAGKSIILDALDAALGGKVSARAVRTGADRALIEASFDLDPGLIAWLSEQQIELVDDMSLVCSRELTVNRGNVRSRSRVNGVLVNKQQMESLRDRLLEITAQGQTMQLGNPSLQRDWLDAFGGAALLEQREVVTDLHVATQQALKTLEKRRQFEQQRLQQLDLFEYQAKELIAANLSDPNELTELEQERQRLSHSVELQQQSYQVYQALYQNDSGALACADLLGQAETTLQDMLRYDNQLQPIADLVSEALAQVEEAGRLINQYGEGLETDPERLQIVEERIIQLKQICKKYGPTLTEAIAYSQQVQRELEELSGSGQSLEVLEQQFQEREAELAQACAKLTDLRQRAARSLEALLVKELKPLAMDKVQFKVDIAPVTPTATGADRITFVFSPNPGEPLQPLTEIASGGEMSRFLLALKACFSQVDSVGTMVFDEIDVGVSGRVAQAIAEKLHQLSRRHQVLCVTHQPIVAAMADNHYRVNKAVVDSDETATLGRGRGKAKTPIEEPANGAMLPAGEEVRTVVRVVVLDDRQRREELAELAGGKSDQEAIAFAESLLVQAANTRLTQSPTASTTKAATKSARSKTRQSQG; encoded by the coding sequence ATGCTGATTTCCCTTCACATCGAAAATTTTGCTTTGGTTGATCGCTTAGAGTTGGAGCTTGGAATGGGATTGAATGTCCTGACCGGAGAGACAGGGGCAGGAAAGTCAATCATTCTAGATGCTTTAGATGCGGCATTAGGCGGAAAAGTATCGGCGCGGGCGGTTCGGACAGGAGCCGATCGGGCCCTAATTGAAGCGTCATTCGATCTAGATCCAGGGCTAATTGCTTGGTTGTCTGAACAACAAATTGAATTGGTCGATGACATGTCGCTGGTTTGTAGTCGCGAACTGACGGTGAATCGAGGCAATGTGCGCAGCCGATCGCGGGTTAATGGGGTACTGGTAAATAAGCAGCAAATGGAATCGTTGCGCGATCGCTTGCTGGAAATTACGGCACAGGGTCAAACCATGCAATTGGGCAATCCCTCACTTCAGCGCGATTGGCTTGATGCATTTGGAGGGGCAGCGTTGCTAGAACAGCGAGAAGTGGTGACAGATTTACATGTCGCTACCCAACAAGCTCTGAAGACGCTTGAGAAGCGCCGCCAGTTTGAGCAACAACGTTTACAACAGCTAGATTTATTTGAATATCAAGCCAAAGAACTGATTGCGGCAAACCTTAGTGATCCCAATGAGTTAACCGAGCTAGAACAAGAGCGGCAACGTCTCAGCCATAGCGTAGAGCTACAGCAGCAAAGCTATCAGGTCTATCAAGCGTTGTACCAAAATGACAGCGGTGCTCTGGCCTGTGCTGATCTATTAGGACAGGCGGAAACGACGCTGCAAGATATGCTGCGCTATGATAACCAACTGCAACCGATTGCGGATTTGGTGAGTGAGGCGTTAGCACAAGTTGAGGAAGCCGGGCGACTGATCAATCAATATGGTGAAGGATTGGAAACCGATCCAGAACGCTTACAGATCGTAGAAGAACGCATTATTCAACTGAAGCAAATTTGTAAGAAATATGGACCAACGCTAACGGAGGCGATCGCTTACAGTCAGCAGGTGCAGCGCGAATTAGAAGAATTGAGTGGCAGTGGTCAATCACTAGAGGTATTGGAGCAACAGTTTCAAGAGCGAGAGGCGGAACTGGCGCAGGCCTGCGCTAAACTCACAGATTTGCGGCAACGAGCAGCCCGATCGCTGGAGGCTTTATTAGTAAAGGAGCTAAAGCCACTAGCTATGGATAAGGTGCAGTTCAAAGTCGATATTGCACCCGTTACACCAACAGCAACCGGTGCCGATCGGATCACGTTTGTATTTAGCCCGAATCCTGGTGAACCGCTGCAACCTTTAACAGAGATTGCATCTGGTGGCGAGATGAGCCGCTTTCTGCTGGCATTGAAGGCCTGTTTCTCGCAAGTTGATTCGGTTGGCACGATGGTGTTTGACGAAATAGATGTTGGGGTGTCTGGTCGGGTGGCACAGGCGATCGCTGAAAAGCTACATCAACTTAGCCGACGCCATCAAGTCTTGTGTGTCACGCACCAACCAATTGTGGCTGCTATGGCAGACAATCACTATCGAGTCAATAAAGCTGTTGTGGACTCGGACGAAACGGCAACTCTTGGGCGCGGCCGGGGCAAAGCGAAAACACCGATCGAAGAGCCAGCGAACGGAGCCATGCTTCCTGCTGGGGAAGAGGTGCGAACTGTCGTGCGAGTAGTGGTGCTAGACGATCGACAGCGCCGTGAAGAACTGGCCGAACTGGCGGGTGGTAAATCGGATCAAGAGGCGATTGCTTTTGCGGAATCCCTGCTGGTGCAAGCAGCTAACACACGATTAACACAATCTCCAACGGCTTCAACCACCAAAGCAGCAACCAAGTCAGCCCGATCAAAGACGCGACAATCTCAAGGGTGA